A window of Candidatus Methylomirabilota bacterium genomic DNA:
TGCAACTACGGGGCGATGACGGGCGAGGATCCGGTCATGCCGCGCAGCGGACTGATCTTCGCCGGACAGCGCCTGGTGGGCTTCATGCTCGGCCGCGCGCTGGCCACGCGCTCGCTGGCCGAGGTACGCGCGATGTACGCCGATCTGGCCCGGCAGGTGCTCGACGGCACGCTGGTGGCGCCCGTCGAGACGGTCTATCCCATCGAGGAGATCAAGATGGCGCTGGCCCACGCGCAGCGGGGCGGGCGGAACGGCAAGATCCTCGTGGCCCCCAACGGGCCCGTTTGAGCGACAGGAGCGCATGATGCCGATCGTCGACGCGCAGGTCCACATCTGGCGGAACCACAAGCCCACGAACCCGAACCATCGCCAGGTCACTGATTTCACGCAGGACGATCTGCTTCGCGAGATGGATGCGGCGGGCGTCGACGCCGCCGTGATCCATCCCCCGGGGTGGGATCCCCAGGCCAACGAGCTGGCCATCGAGGCGGCCCGCCAGCATCCCACCCGCCTGGCCATTCTCGGCCACTTTCCGCTCGATCGTCCGGAGAGCCGCGGCCTGATCGCGGGCTGGAAGGCCCGGCCGGGGATGCTGGGGCTGCGCTTCACGTTCCTGCAGCCGCACCAGAAGACCTGGCCGACGGACGGCACCATGGACTGGCTGTGGCCGGCGGCCGAGCGCGCCGGCGTGCCCGTCGCGCTGCTGGCAGCGGGCTTCCTGCCCCTGGTCGGACAGATCGCCGAGCGCCATCGCGGTCTCAAGCTCATCATCGACCACCTGGGACGGCCGTCGGGGACGAAGGACCAGGCGGCCTGGGCGAACCTCTCCGAGCTGCTGGCCCTGGCCCGCCACCCGAACATCGCCGTCAAGGCCACCGGAGCGCCGAGCTACTCCAGCGAGCCCTATCCCTATCGCAACATCCACGGCTACCTGCGCCAGATCTACGACGCCTTCGGCCCCGATCGGATGTTCTGGGGCACCGACATCACCCGTATGCCCTGCTCCTGGCGGCAGTGCGTG
This region includes:
- a CDS encoding amidohydrolase family protein; the encoded protein is MMPIVDAQVHIWRNHKPTNPNHRQVTDFTQDDLLREMDAAGVDAAVIHPPGWDPQANELAIEAARQHPTRLAILGHFPLDRPESRGLIAGWKARPGMLGLRFTFLQPHQKTWPTDGTMDWLWPAAERAGVPVALLAAGFLPLVGQIAERHRGLKLIIDHLGRPSGTKDQAAWANLSELLALARHPNIAVKATGAPSYSSEPYPYRNIHGYLRQIYDAFGPDRMFWGTDITRMPCSWRQCVTMFTDELPWLSARDKELVMGRALCTWLGWKL